In Salvia miltiorrhiza cultivar Shanhuang (shh) chromosome 4, IMPLAD_Smil_shh, whole genome shotgun sequence, the DNA window CCCCTATGTGCCGGAAGGCCTCAACGGAGAAGGCCAAGCGCGTGGCCTTGCATGATGGTGAGTATCTGATGTAAACTGCAAGAACAAAGACATATAACCAATTGGATATACAGACGGCCGTAGCTGCACCACTACTCCCCATATCCAGCTTATAGACGAGAGCCCAAGTGGTGGGAATGTGGCAGCACAGCACCACAAACGAGCTTACCACCATCGGCAAAACCAAGCTCTGAGTTTGCAAGTATCTCACAAGAGGCTTTGAAACAGCAGCAGCAAACAGGGCGGGAATGAGGCGGAGAGAGTAGTCTCGGGCTTGGAGGGAGACGAGGGGATCCTGCCCCATGGCCACCAGCAGCTTCTCCATCAACACCCACGCAAGGCTCACCGGGATGCACACTGCAGCTAGTGAAAACACGGCGCTGTAAGTGTAGACGCCCAGCTTCTGGTACTGCCCCGCGCCGTAGGCCTGCCCGCACAGAGTTTCCAAGCCGCCAACCAGCCCTGACTACACAACACAACCAAAACTCATCACTATTTAATTGTGTTGTGTACATAGCTAGCAAGAGATGAAGGAGTTACGAGAAGGCTGAAACCGGTGACATTGGTCAGAGAAGTGGCGATGGCGACGCTTGATAGCGTGAGGCGGCCGAGGTGGCCGACCATCATCGTGGAAACCACTTGCAGCAGATACTGCAACATCGATACCAACACCATCGGCCCAGCTATGTACCCAACTTTCTTCACTTGTTGCATCAAATCCTCCCATTTCTTGCCTTCTCCTCTCATTTTTCTACACACGCGCTGGTTTCTCTACTTGTATAGTTGGAAGACCCCCAAATATATAAGGGGTATTAGTTTGCGTAAGTTATTTTAAGGAGTTTATAAACTCAGTCATAATGTACGTGGGTGTGCTGAATTAGGCAGTGGATGCACGTGTATACAATCTTGAATTGATTGAAATAAAATTCGTAATGCCAGCTAGCTTCACGTTGGGTACGCGGATTAGAGGGTTTGTGTGTGAATTTAATATGATGAGATGCA includes these proteins:
- the LOC131023957 gene encoding protein DETOXIFICATION 12-like isoform X2, translating into MRGEGKKWEDLMQQVKKVGYIAGPMVLVSMLQYLLQVVSTMMVGHLGRLTLSSVAIATSLTNVTGFSLLSGLVGGLETLCGQAYGAGQYQKLGVYTYSAVFSLAAVCIPVSLAWVLMEKLLVAMGQDPLVSLQARDYSLRLIPALFAAAVSKPLVRYLQTQSLVLPMVVSSFVVLCCHIPTTWALVYKLDMGSSGAATAVCISNWLYVFVLAVYIRYSPSCKATRLAFSVEAFRHIGEFFRFAAPSAVMVCLKWWSLEVLVLVSGLLPNPTLETSVLSICLTISTLHLTIPYGLGAAASTRVSNELGAGNADKARLVVWVAMFLAVAETVAVSILLLCLRHVLGRAYSNERQVVNYIAGMTPLICVSTITDSLQVVISGIARGSGWQHIGAYVNLGAFYVVGVPAAVALGFAVHLNARGLWIGILIGSVLQSTVMSVITGFTNWNKQATEAQERVAEAPSSHP